A single window of Desulfomonilaceae bacterium DNA harbors:
- the tilS gene encoding tRNA lysidine(34) synthetase TilS, translated as MKTVRQTLISNDMIQPGNRVVLAVSGGPDSVALTHIMFRLREDFSFTPVVAHLDHMIRRESNEDFKFVEDLAKSLGLEFYGQQIDIPKMAKQRKISIEEAGRIARYKFFEEVSVANGAQKIATGHNSDDSLETFLLRIFQGSSITGLSGIPLKRGKIIRPLLELYRLEIVKFLEDQQLPYKIDITNLSCDTDRNYTRNRIIPAVMERFPKCRQSILRTLDLIQKDEQYLSSIVEIFYEKAVSGTEDCFELNMDEICSLPEAVSPRIVRKVLFALSGPDTRWTRFHIDRILFFIKGSKPYVRFALPYGLSFTKDYGSLKISRLEESLKPDYSLIVSRPGLVRIPESNMDLEFSILSEPVPDFSYGNESTTEYFDADLLTFPFHLRPFQSGDRIIPWGQNNPVKIKKLFIDSKIPRSLRNRLPMIIKAGEIIWAPKVRRCASYGLGPQTKQLLKISLCLEKADS; from the coding sequence TTGAAAACAGTCAGACAAACGCTGATTTCCAACGACATGATTCAACCTGGAAACAGAGTAGTTCTAGCTGTTTCGGGCGGACCGGATTCGGTAGCCCTTACTCATATCATGTTCCGCCTCAGAGAAGATTTCTCATTCACTCCTGTTGTCGCTCATCTGGATCACATGATCAGACGGGAATCTAATGAAGACTTCAAGTTTGTGGAGGACCTCGCCAAATCCCTTGGACTTGAATTTTACGGCCAACAAATTGATATCCCTAAAATGGCCAAACAGCGAAAAATCAGCATCGAGGAAGCAGGCAGAATAGCACGTTACAAATTCTTTGAAGAAGTGAGCGTTGCGAATGGTGCCCAGAAAATAGCTACTGGCCACAATTCAGACGACTCGCTGGAAACTTTCTTATTGAGAATCTTTCAGGGCAGTTCAATAACTGGACTGTCAGGTATTCCATTGAAACGGGGAAAAATTATTCGCCCTTTGCTAGAACTTTACAGGCTGGAGATAGTTAAGTTCCTTGAAGACCAACAGCTCCCGTACAAAATTGACATAACTAATTTGTCTTGCGATACGGATCGAAATTATACCCGGAATAGAATTATACCCGCCGTCATGGAAAGATTTCCAAAATGCCGTCAGTCTATTTTACGAACATTGGATCTAATTCAGAAAGATGAACAATATCTGAGTTCGATCGTCGAGATTTTTTATGAAAAAGCGGTTTCTGGAACTGAAGATTGTTTTGAATTAAACATGGATGAAATCTGTTCGTTGCCAGAGGCTGTGTCACCAAGAATTGTGCGTAAGGTTCTATTTGCCCTTTCCGGCCCTGACACCAGATGGACAAGGTTTCATATAGATCGCATTCTCTTTTTCATAAAAGGTTCCAAACCCTATGTTAGGTTTGCTCTACCTTACGGTCTGTCTTTCACGAAGGACTATGGAAGCTTGAAAATATCAAGACTTGAAGAGTCGCTTAAACCGGATTATTCTCTGATTGTTTCTCGGCCTGGTTTGGTCAGGATTCCAGAATCTAATATGGATCTCGAGTTTTCAATCCTGAGCGAGCCTGTGCCTGATTTCTCGTATGGCAATGAATCGACCACGGAATATTTCGACGCGGATTTATTGACTTTTCCTTTTCATCTGCGTCCCTTTCAGTCTGGGGATAGAATAATACCGTGGGGCCAAAACAATCCTGTCAAGATCAAAAAATTGTTCATTGACTCAAAAATTCCTCGCTCTCTAAGAAACAGGCTACCTATGATTATCAAGGCCGGTGAAATAATCTGGGCGCCTAAGGTGAGACGTTGCGCTTCATACGGCTTAGGACCTCAAACGAAACAACTCCTGAAAATTTCTCTGTGCCTCGAAAAGGCCGATTCATAA
- a CDS encoding S41 family peptidase, giving the protein MSHLSSHLLLDGYVNKALRLTPVLFLAFSLAVNPAFGFDGEVFQGGLQNEANNPDKSESYGQGYLNDFFQALSLVERHFVEPTNEAGLLKNSIEKLSFITLPYCQDNLVSMRDCPYEPPRCFSDSIMIVSRRCHYDPDKLSLKALDLLLRDLDPYSTTLDSAMINELKIMASGKFAGVGMVVGFRDGYYVVVAPFDGSPAYRAGIRAGDKLLEIDGTSLHGLSLIEALKMVRGPSGSEVRFRIQDPLSGQTQNIRLIRTLIKAPSVRSKLLNDGVGYLRIVNFQKDTRDEVLRSVNRMKSAHRNKLRGLILDLRDNPGGLLTEAIRISDLFLKFGVITSLRSRGSKLNKEFPASGTGPFSSIPIIVLINRGTASASEILTGALKKRPNTLILGTRSFGKASVQNIFPIRTGLALRLTTAHYYTADGRDIEGKGIEPDVLVSDRVDKNRNRGTAMDMNEIGNDPEIRMALEYLVSNKSEHSMNLFMNLF; this is encoded by the coding sequence GTGAGTCATTTATCCTCCCATTTGTTACTCGACGGTTATGTGAATAAAGCGCTCCGATTAACGCCGGTTTTATTCCTGGCGTTTAGTCTGGCCGTGAACCCCGCTTTTGGATTTGACGGAGAGGTTTTTCAAGGGGGCCTGCAAAATGAGGCCAACAATCCGGACAAATCGGAATCATATGGACAAGGATATCTGAATGACTTTTTTCAGGCGTTGAGCCTGGTAGAACGTCATTTTGTCGAACCGACGAACGAAGCTGGCTTGCTAAAAAATTCCATAGAAAAACTGTCGTTTATCACTCTGCCGTACTGTCAGGACAATCTTGTGTCTATGCGTGACTGTCCCTATGAACCGCCGAGGTGTTTCTCCGATTCAATCATGATTGTATCGAGGAGATGTCACTATGACCCTGACAAACTTTCTCTGAAGGCTCTTGATCTGTTGCTTCGCGACCTCGATCCATATTCTACGACGCTTGATTCCGCAATGATAAATGAACTCAAAATTATGGCCTCTGGGAAATTTGCGGGAGTCGGCATGGTTGTTGGATTTAGAGATGGCTATTATGTGGTAGTGGCTCCCTTTGACGGATCCCCTGCCTACAGGGCAGGCATACGGGCAGGCGACAAATTACTCGAAATTGACGGCACGTCTCTTCATGGATTGTCATTGATTGAAGCTCTAAAAATGGTCAGGGGTCCATCGGGTTCTGAAGTCAGGTTCAGAATCCAGGATCCTCTGTCCGGACAAACCCAGAATATAAGATTGATAAGAACCCTGATCAAAGCTCCGTCAGTTAGGTCAAAATTGTTAAATGACGGTGTTGGGTACCTGAGAATCGTAAATTTTCAGAAGGATACTCGCGACGAAGTATTAAGATCTGTCAACCGTATGAAATCTGCTCATAGAAATAAACTCAGAGGGCTGATTCTTGATCTGAGAGATAACCCTGGGGGTCTTCTAACAGAGGCGATACGGATATCTGATCTTTTCCTGAAATTCGGTGTTATTACTTCCTTAAGAAGCAGGGGCTCAAAACTTAACAAAGAATTTCCGGCAAGCGGCACAGGACCATTCAGCTCGATACCGATTATTGTTTTGATAAACCGAGGAACTGCAAGCGCCTCCGAAATTCTTACTGGCGCATTGAAAAAACGTCCAAATACCCTGATCCTTGGGACAAGGAGTTTTGGGAAAGCGAGTGTTCAGAACATTTTTCCAATAAGAACAGGTTTGGCGTTGAGATTGACTACTGCTCATTATTACACAGCCGATGGCAGAGACATAGAAGGCAAAGGAATAGAACCCGACGTGCTTGTAAGTGATAGAGTCGACAAAAACAGAAATCGGGGAACTGCCATGGATATGAATGAAATTGGAAATGATCCTGAGATTAGGATGGCTTTGGAGTACCTGGTATCAAACAAATCGGAACATTCCATGAATTTATTCATGAACTTGTTCTGA
- a CDS encoding VOC family protein, translating to MRLPAGHAKRLFLGFTCSIMFLIVFALLIAYNTEAESSSFMKSSVEDYPLTINIPTAQPEVTIEFYRRLGFRASDGLFSGLDVYSMEKEGSPYKLEILYMEATDTKSSKNSVSAMSFRVGNLEDSVKRLESKGLRFVERSGKRDGVSYASLVDPNGINVKLFQP from the coding sequence ATGAGGTTGCCGGCAGGCCACGCTAAAAGGCTGTTTCTCGGATTCACTTGCTCGATTATGTTCCTGATAGTTTTCGCTCTCTTGATTGCTTACAATACGGAGGCGGAATCGTCGAGTTTCATGAAATCTTCAGTTGAAGATTATCCACTCACAATAAATATCCCTACAGCTCAACCGGAAGTTACCATAGAATTTTATCGTCGTTTAGGTTTCAGAGCGTCTGATGGCTTGTTCTCCGGTCTGGATGTTTATTCAATGGAAAAAGAAGGCTCACCTTACAAATTGGAAATACTATACATGGAGGCGACAGACACAAAGTCTTCTAAAAATAGTGTTTCAGCGATGAGCTTTCGAGTGGGAAATCTGGAAGATTCGGTCAAACGACTTGAGTCTAAGGGACTTCGTTTTGTTGAAAGAAGCGGTAAAAGGGATGGAGTAAGTTACGCTTCTTTGGTGGATCCAAATGGAATTAACGTAAAGCTTTTTCAGCCGTAA
- a CDS encoding radical SAM protein, translating to MTEPETTKKESPEYVRMSLAAAMTLNFVPGMFYRGARLGCINLLMNYADGCRANCAFCGLASQRRPAKSGKSFIRVPWKTYSMSEVMEALNKVPSYVSRVCISMITHPKSKRDVIPICEQIAQNTSLAVSLLISPTLLDCDDLIAMKQAGAERIGVAIDAATEDLFTNLRGKPVKGPHNWSKYWEIYQQSLEIFGKGMAGVHLICGIGETEKEIVSSISRARKMGGSTHLFCFFPERGSAMESVSAPSVAVYRRVQLARWLIDNDKIDPESISYDNKSRITDFGISKNQLDEVISDGGAFQTSGCPGADGKVACNRPYGNEKPGPDIRNFPFAPELEDLDRIRREIFQY from the coding sequence ATGACTGAACCAGAGACCACAAAAAAGGAAAGTCCCGAATATGTGAGGATGTCACTTGCAGCAGCCATGACTTTGAATTTTGTCCCCGGAATGTTTTACAGAGGGGCACGCCTTGGGTGCATCAATCTGTTAATGAATTATGCGGATGGTTGTAGGGCCAACTGCGCCTTTTGTGGTCTTGCGTCTCAGAGGAGACCTGCAAAGAGCGGCAAGAGTTTCATTCGCGTTCCCTGGAAAACCTATTCCATGAGCGAGGTAATGGAGGCTCTCAACAAAGTCCCTAGCTATGTCAGCAGAGTATGTATTTCCATGATTACGCATCCAAAAAGTAAAAGGGATGTGATTCCGATTTGCGAACAGATAGCTCAAAATACGTCATTAGCGGTATCTCTGTTGATATCACCCACGCTCTTGGATTGTGACGATCTCATAGCCATGAAGCAGGCTGGAGCTGAACGAATAGGGGTGGCCATTGACGCCGCCACAGAGGACTTGTTCACGAATTTACGGGGCAAGCCTGTTAAAGGTCCTCATAACTGGAGCAAATACTGGGAGATTTATCAACAAAGTCTCGAGATATTTGGGAAAGGGATGGCTGGTGTTCATTTGATCTGCGGCATAGGCGAGACTGAGAAAGAAATTGTTTCATCCATATCCAGGGCACGAAAAATGGGAGGATCGACCCATTTGTTTTGTTTTTTCCCGGAGCGGGGATCAGCTATGGAATCGGTCTCAGCGCCGTCTGTCGCCGTCTATCGCAGGGTACAGTTGGCTAGATGGTTGATTGACAATGATAAAATAGATCCGGAATCAATAAGTTATGACAACAAAAGCAGAATTACCGACTTTGGAATCTCGAAAAATCAACTTGATGAAGTAATTTCTGATGGTGGAGCTTTTCAAACATCAGGTTGTCCCGGCGCTGATGGAAAAGTTGCATGCAACCGTCCATATGGTAACGAAAAGCCTGGCCCTGATATAAGGAATTTCCCTTTTGCGCCGGAACTGGAAGATTTGGATCGGATAAGGCGTGAAATTTTTCAGTATTGA